In uncultured Bacteroides sp., the following proteins share a genomic window:
- a CDS encoding CvpA family protein, protein MTKIDLLILLVVMAGAVTGYMKGGVKLFVSTVGLILGLYVARILYMPLAEMLCPSVSSSMTFAKGLAFIIIWVAVPFLTTLAGRFFTKTLEAMHINWLNRWAGAVLGGLKYLLIISIFINVVQFIDGSNHLISQTNKEDALLYYPTQKVAGIVFPLVKQVSNKYIH, encoded by the coding sequence ATGACAAAAATAGATCTATTGATATTACTGGTTGTAATGGCTGGAGCTGTGACGGGTTATATGAAAGGAGGAGTTAAGCTCTTTGTTTCTACAGTAGGATTAATCCTCGGATTATACGTTGCAAGAATTCTATATATGCCTTTGGCGGAAATGCTTTGTCCTTCCGTCTCTAGCTCTATGACCTTTGCTAAAGGACTTGCCTTTATTATAATCTGGGTGGCAGTGCCTTTTCTTACCACGCTTGCAGGTCGGTTCTTTACCAAAACGCTTGAAGCTATGCACATAAACTGGCTGAACAGATGGGCCGGTGCTGTTCTTGGAGGACTAAAATATCTGTTGATTATAAGCATATTTATTAATGTTGTGCAATTTATAGATGGAAGTAATCATCTGATTTCGCAAACAAATAAGGAGGACGCTCTGTTATATTATCCAACGCAGAAAGTTGCGGGGATTGTCTTCCCTCTGGTAAAACAAGTTTCGAATAAATATATTCATTAA
- a CDS encoding deoxyribodipyrimidine photo-lyase has protein sequence MKNRSRLLQNGTPGTGNILYWMSREQRVSNNAALLFASYLAKESGKLLEVLFVIDNTYPNANLRSFSFMIEGLKEVKLQLEALGIPFYLRSGKIPEMITEYLNLHQNAVLITDFNPLRHALAWKKQLLNSVSIPVYEVDGHNIVPCWIASDKQEYAARTFRPKITRQLADYLYPFPETETLKQEVSVHFETVNWEEILASLKIDRSVSPSGIQAGEKAARRTLQVFIDERIRDYAVERNHIRVNGCSGLSPYIHFGQISALEIALEVIKQCPADENREAFLEQLIVRRELAENFCYYNPHYDSFKGFPSWAQKTLFEHQHDVREYLYSRFELEQAQTHDLIWNEAQTTLVQSGTMHNYLRMYWGKKILEWSATAEEAIQTAVYLNDKYQLDGRDPNGYTGCAWCIGGVHDRPWFRRSIFGNIRYMGSKKLK, from the coding sequence ATGAAAAACCGGAGTCGTTTACTTCAGAACGGAACACCAGGCACAGGAAATATTCTGTACTGGATGAGCAGAGAACAACGGGTTTCTAATAACGCCGCTTTACTTTTCGCCTCTTATCTTGCCAAGGAGAGTGGGAAATTGCTGGAGGTACTTTTTGTGATTGACAACACCTACCCCAATGCAAACCTACGTAGTTTTTCGTTCATGATTGAAGGCCTGAAAGAAGTAAAGCTTCAGTTGGAAGCCTTAGGCATTCCCTTCTATCTTCGATCAGGAAAGATTCCTGAAATGATAACGGAGTATCTAAATCTACATCAGAACGCTGTTTTGATAACCGATTTTAATCCTCTTCGCCACGCTCTTGCCTGGAAAAAACAGTTATTGAATTCAGTCTCTATTCCTGTTTACGAAGTAGATGGTCACAACATTGTTCCCTGCTGGATTGCATCCGACAAGCAGGAATACGCCGCACGTACTTTTCGTCCGAAGATTACCCGGCAACTGGCCGACTATCTATATCCATTTCCTGAAACAGAGACTCTAAAACAAGAAGTCTCTGTTCATTTTGAAACGGTAAATTGGGAAGAGATTCTTGCTTCTTTAAAAATTGATCGTAGTGTCTCTCCTTCCGGGATACAGGCCGGAGAGAAAGCTGCCCGAAGAACGTTGCAGGTTTTTATCGATGAACGGATAAGAGATTATGCAGTTGAAAGGAATCATATCCGGGTAAACGGATGTTCCGGGCTGTCACCTTACATCCATTTCGGACAAATTTCTGCTCTGGAGATTGCTTTGGAAGTTATAAAACAGTGTCCGGCAGACGAGAACAGGGAAGCCTTTCTGGAACAATTGATTGTGCGCCGTGAGCTAGCCGAAAACTTCTGCTATTACAATCCCCATTATGACTCATTTAAAGGATTTCCTTCCTGGGCACAAAAAACTCTTTTTGAGCACCAGCACGATGTGCGGGAATATCTTTATTCTCGTTTTGAACTTGAACAGGCGCAAACGCATGACCTTATATGGAATGAGGCGCAAACCACATTAGTACAAAGTGGAACCATGCACAATTACCTGCGAATGTATTGGGGAAAAAAGATTTTGGAATGGTCGGCCACCGCAGAAGAAGCCATACAGACTGCTGTTTATCTGAACGATAAATACCAGTTAGACGGCAGAGATCCCAACGGATATACCGGATGTGCCTGGTGCATTGGCGGCGTTCATGATCGCCCCTGGTTCCGACGCTCTATTTTCGGGAATATAAGGTATATGGGATCTAAAAAATTAAAATAG
- the sufB gene encoding Fe-S cluster assembly protein SufB: MQQEEPNKYLKEITEEKYKYGFTTDIQTEIIPIGLNEDVIRLISAKKNEPEWLLEFRLKAYRHWLTLDMPTWAHLTIPEIDYQSISYYADPTKKKEGPKSLDEVDPELIKTFNKLGIPLEERLALSGMAVDAVMDSVSVKTTFKETLMEKGIIFCSFSEAVREHPDLVKKFLGSVVGYRDNFFAALNSAVFSDGSFVYIPKGVRCPMELSTYFRINAANTGQFERTLIIADDDAYVSYLEGCTAPMRDENQLHAAIVEIIIHERAEVKYSTVQNWYPGDSHGKGGVYNFVTKRGICKGNDSKLSWTQVETGSAITWKYPSCILAGDNSVAEFYSVAVTNNYQQADTGTKMIHLGKNTKSTIMSKGISAGHSQNSYRGLVKVVEKAEGSRNYSQCDSLLLGDKCGAHTFPYMDIHNETAVVEHEATTSKISEDQLFYCNQRGISTEDAIGLIVNGYAKEVINKLPMEFAVEAQKLLQVSLEGSVG, from the coding sequence ATGCAACAAGAAGAACCAAATAAATATTTGAAAGAGATTACGGAAGAGAAGTACAAATATGGCTTCACTACCGACATTCAGACTGAAATTATCCCAATAGGGCTTAATGAAGATGTGATTCGTCTGATCTCTGCAAAGAAGAATGAGCCGGAATGGTTGCTTGAATTCCGTTTAAAGGCTTATCGCCACTGGTTGACATTAGATATGCCAACATGGGCGCATCTTACTATTCCTGAGATCGATTATCAAAGTATTAGTTACTATGCTGATCCTACCAAGAAGAAGGAAGGACCAAAATCGCTGGACGAGGTTGATCCTGAATTGATCAAAACATTTAATAAGCTGGGTATTCCTTTGGAAGAACGTCTTGCTTTAAGTGGTATGGCAGTAGATGCGGTGATGGACTCAGTTTCTGTAAAGACTACCTTTAAAGAAACACTGATGGAAAAAGGAATTATTTTCTGTTCCTTTAGTGAGGCCGTTCGTGAGCACCCGGACCTGGTGAAGAAGTTTTTAGGAAGCGTGGTAGGCTATAGAGATAATTTCTTTGCAGCCCTTAACTCTGCTGTGTTCTCTGACGGATCATTTGTTTACATCCCTAAAGGTGTACGCTGTCCGATGGAACTTTCTACCTATTTCCGTATCAACGCAGCCAATACCGGTCAGTTTGAAAGAACGCTGATTATAGCAGATGATGATGCTTATGTTAGTTATCTGGAAGGTTGTACCGCTCCAATGCGTGATGAAAACCAACTGCATGCTGCCATTGTGGAAATAATTATCCACGAACGGGCAGAAGTGAAGTACTCAACCGTACAGAACTGGTATCCGGGAGATAGCCACGGTAAAGGTGGTGTTTACAATTTTGTGACTAAACGAGGTATTTGCAAAGGAAATGATTCTAAACTATCTTGGACTCAGGTAGAAACCGGATCGGCTATTACCTGGAAATACCCAAGCTGCATTTTGGCCGGCGATAATTCCGTGGCAGAATTCTATTCTGTGGCGGTAACCAATAACTACCAGCAGGCAGATACCGGAACAAAGATGATTCATTTGGGAAAGAATACCAAGAGCACTATTATGTCTAAGGGTATTTCGGCCGGGCATAGCCAGAACTCATACCGTGGATTGGTTAAGGTTGTGGAAAAAGCCGAAGGTTCCCGTAACTATAGCCAGTGTGACAGTCTGCTGTTAGGCGATAAGTGTGGAGCTCATACTTTCCCTTACATGGATATTCATAACGAAACAGCGGTAGTTGAGCATGAAGCTACCACCTCAAAGATCAGTGAAGATCAGCTGTTCTATTGCAATCAGAGAGGTATCTCAACGGAAGATGCTATTGGTTTGATTGTAAATGGTTATGCAAAAGAAGTAATTAATAAACTTCCGATGGAGTTTGCTGTGGAAGCTCAGAAGCTGCTGCAGGTTTCTTTGGAAGGTTCAGTAGGATAA
- a CDS encoding SprT family zinc-dependent metalloprotease, whose translation MVEKVFSDKELGKIVVRENARARRIVLRTRPEAIYITVPSGVPMKEIQSTIEQFRVKLIRSKKKVERKRIDLGYTIDSHLFKLSLESGIQSKFLAHSELGQTKIICPPTANFEDEELQAWLRKVIEEALRKNAKFILPSLIDNLSRKHNLPYQALKINSSQGRWGSCSSSKNINLSFYLLLLPSHLVDYVLLHELAHTKEMNHSDKFWAILNQLTQDKALELRSMLKEYTTDF comes from the coding sequence ATGGTAGAAAAAGTATTTTCAGATAAAGAGTTAGGCAAAATTGTTGTACGTGAAAACGCTCGTGCCCGTCGCATTGTGTTGCGAACCCGCCCGGAAGCAATATATATAACTGTGCCCAGTGGTGTTCCGATGAAAGAAATACAGTCAACCATTGAACAGTTTAGAGTGAAGCTGATACGTTCTAAAAAGAAAGTCGAGCGGAAGCGGATAGATCTTGGTTATACAATTGATTCTCACCTTTTTAAACTCTCTTTGGAAAGCGGCATACAGAGCAAGTTTCTGGCTCATTCCGAATTGGGACAGACAAAGATTATTTGTCCGCCCACTGCTAATTTTGAAGATGAAGAATTGCAGGCATGGTTGCGCAAAGTGATAGAAGAGGCACTCAGGAAGAATGCAAAGTTTATTTTACCATCCCTTATTGATAATCTTTCAAGAAAGCACAATCTTCCTTACCAGGCATTGAAAATTAATTCCAGTCAGGGAAGATGGGGTAGTTGTTCTTCCAGTAAGAATATCAACCTTTCCTTTTATCTGCTGTTGTTGCCGTCTCATCTTGTTGACTATGTGCTGCTTCACGAGCTGGCTCATACCAAAGAAATGAATCATAGCGATAAATTCTGGGCCATTCTCAATCAGCTGACTCAGGATAAGGCTTTGGAATTACGTAGTATGCTCAAGGAGTATACTACCGATTTTTAG
- a CDS encoding DUF4252 domain-containing protein has product MKRVLFILCLSLISVWVCAQDFTSRFLESHKPDNNLTCVTISPKMMQKVMDLNLEDEGQITDMIAKLKSMQMLTTHVNGQKYYKEALGVIEKNSGRFEQFLSFENKSENFQIMVRKKRHAIIELVMLMCEDDNFTVINFTGNMSRDFIDRLAKSMEPKHS; this is encoded by the coding sequence ATGAAAAGAGTTCTTTTTATACTGTGCCTGAGTCTGATATCTGTTTGGGTTTGTGCACAGGATTTCACCTCTCGTTTTTTAGAGAGTCATAAACCTGATAATAATCTGACTTGTGTAACTATTAGTCCGAAGATGATGCAGAAGGTGATGGACCTGAACTTAGAGGACGAGGGACAAATAACGGATATGATAGCAAAGCTGAAAAGTATGCAGATGCTTACAACGCATGTTAACGGGCAAAAGTATTACAAAGAGGCTTTAGGTGTTATAGAAAAGAATTCTGGTAGATTTGAGCAGTTTCTTTCATTTGAAAATAAGTCTGAGAATTTTCAGATTATGGTTCGGAAAAAGAGACATGCAATTATTGAACTGGTAATGTTAATGTGTGAAGATGATAATTTCACGGTCATCAATTTTACCGGAAACATGAGTAGGGACTTTATAGACAGGTTAGCCAAATCAATGGAGCCTAAACACTCATAA
- the rimP gene encoding ribosome assembly cofactor RimP: MIEKSTVSQIVEEWLQGKEYFVVDVNVSPDDRILVEIDHAEGVWIEDCVELSRFIESKLNREEEDYELEVGSAGIGQPFKVLDQYYIHIGSEVEVLTKGGVKLTGVLKDANEDKFTVTVQKKVKEEGAKRPKLVDEDICFAYDEIKYTKYLISFK; encoded by the coding sequence ATGATAGAAAAAAGTACTGTAAGTCAGATTGTTGAAGAGTGGCTTCAAGGTAAAGAGTATTTTGTGGTAGACGTAAATGTGTCTCCGGATGACAGAATTCTTGTGGAAATTGACCATGCAGAAGGCGTTTGGATTGAAGATTGTGTGGAGTTGAGCCGATTTATTGAATCGAAGCTAAACCGTGAAGAAGAGGATTATGAACTTGAAGTGGGATCTGCCGGAATAGGTCAGCCTTTTAAAGTGCTGGATCAGTATTACATACACATTGGCAGCGAGGTTGAAGTGTTAACTAAAGGCGGAGTGAAACTTACCGGAGTGCTGAAAGATGCAAACGAAGATAAGTTTACCGTTACAGTACAAAAGAAAGTGAAAGAAGAAGGCGCAAAACGTCCTAAATTGGTTGACGAAGATATCTGTTTTGCATACGATGAAATAAAATATACTAAATACTTAATTAGTTTTAAATAA
- the nusA gene encoding transcription termination factor NusA, which produces MAKKEETISLIDTFSEFKDLKNIDRTTMVSVLEESFRSVITKMFGTDENYDVIVNPDKGDFEIWRNREVVEDENLTNPNMQISLTEAQKIDASYEVGEEVTDEVIFAKFGRRAILNLRQTLASKILELEKDSIYAKYIDMVGTIINAEVYQIWKKEILLLDDEGNELLLPKTEQIPSDFYRKGETARAVVARVDNKNNNPKIILSRTSPMFLQRLFEMEVPEINDGLITIKKIARIPGERAKIAVESYDERIDPVGACVGVKGSRIHGIVRELRNENIDVINYTSNISLFIQRALSPAKVSSIRLNEEEKKAEVFLKPEEVSLAIGKGGMNIKLASMLTEYTIDVFRELDAATEDEDIYLEEFKDEIDEWVINAIKAIGIDTAKAVLSAPREMLIEKTDLEEETVDEVLRILKAEFED; this is translated from the coding sequence ATGGCCAAGAAAGAGGAAACAATCAGCTTGATTGATACATTTTCGGAATTTAAAGATCTAAAGAATATTGATAGAACCACTATGGTAAGTGTACTCGAAGAGTCTTTCCGTAGTGTTATCACGAAAATGTTTGGCACGGATGAGAATTACGATGTTATCGTTAATCCGGATAAGGGAGATTTTGAGATATGGCGTAACCGTGAGGTAGTTGAAGATGAAAATCTAACTAATCCGAATATGCAGATATCTCTTACTGAGGCTCAGAAAATAGATGCTTCCTATGAAGTTGGAGAAGAAGTAACAGACGAAGTTATTTTTGCTAAATTTGGTCGTCGTGCTATTCTGAACCTTCGCCAGACTCTTGCCTCAAAAATTCTTGAGCTTGAAAAAGATAGTATTTATGCTAAGTATATTGATATGGTAGGAACCATCATCAACGCAGAAGTTTACCAGATCTGGAAAAAAGAAATTCTGCTTCTTGATGATGAAGGTAATGAACTATTATTGCCTAAGACAGAACAGATACCAAGTGATTTCTATCGGAAAGGTGAAACTGCCCGTGCGGTAGTTGCCCGTGTTGACAATAAGAACAACAATCCGAAGATTATCCTTTCCCGTACTTCTCCAATGTTCCTGCAAAGACTATTTGAAATGGAAGTTCCGGAAATTAATGATGGACTGATAACAATTAAGAAAATTGCCCGTATCCCTGGTGAACGTGCAAAAATTGCTGTTGAGTCTTACGATGAAAGAATTGACCCTGTAGGTGCCTGCGTAGGTGTGAAAGGTAGTCGTATTCATGGAATCGTTCGTGAACTTCGTAATGAAAATATTGATGTAATTAATTACACATCAAACATTTCATTGTTTATTCAGCGTGCTTTAAGTCCGGCAAAAGTTTCTTCTATTCGCTTGAATGAAGAAGAAAAGAAAGCAGAAGTTTTCTTGAAACCGGAAGAGGTGTCGCTTGCTATCGGTAAAGGCGGTATGAATATCAAACTAGCCAGTATGTTAACTGAATACACCATTGATGTGTTCCGTGAATTGGACGCAGCTACAGAAGATGAGGATATCTATCTTGAAGAGTTTAAGGACGAGATAGACGAGTGGGTGATTAATGCAATTAAAGCTATTGGCATTGATACAGCAAAAGCTGTACTTAGTGCTCCACGCGAAATGCTGATTGAAAAAACCGACTTGGAAGAAGAAACGGTGGATGAGGTATTACGCATTTTGAAAGCGGAGTTTGAAGACTGA
- a CDS encoding head GIN domain-containing protein yields the protein MNKTIRMMAGLAMILSLLTMNTSCVLIKRVKASGNYITKDIRVDSFNAIKVQGSEDVLYSQSTDGRTSVKIYASDNVIDLYDIRVESGTLVIKQKKNFTIFGFGDKNEVKVIVSSPVLNEVKVQGSGDMVLKTALKSDKLDASIQGSGDIKGMGIYCNELSATIQGSGDLMLGNIKSGTVEATVQGSGDIALSGEAKTVSLKTQGSGDINASKLRGQDVEAITQGSGSITCYATGFLKARINGSGDISYRGTPNIDFPQEKKLNKMD from the coding sequence ATGAATAAAACAATAAGAATGATGGCCGGATTGGCAATGATACTGTCTTTGCTTACCATGAACACAAGTTGCGTACTGATCAAACGCGTAAAAGCAAGTGGCAATTATATTACTAAGGATATCCGTGTGGACAGTTTTAACGCTATCAAGGTGCAGGGAAGTGAAGATGTGCTTTATTCTCAGAGTACTGATGGCAGAACCAGCGTAAAAATTTATGCCTCGGATAATGTTATTGATCTGTATGACATAAGAGTGGAAAGCGGTACATTGGTTATTAAACAGAAAAAAAACTTTACCATATTTGGATTCGGAGACAAGAATGAAGTTAAAGTGATTGTATCTAGCCCGGTTCTGAATGAAGTAAAGGTACAAGGCTCAGGAGATATGGTTCTTAAAACTGCTCTTAAGTCGGATAAACTTGATGCGAGTATACAAGGATCGGGAGATATTAAAGGTATGGGAATTTACTGCAACGAACTATCTGCAACCATACAAGGTTCAGGAGATTTAATGCTGGGAAATATCAAGAGTGGAACAGTAGAGGCAACCGTACAAGGTTCGGGAGATATTGCGTTAAGCGGCGAGGCAAAAACAGTTTCTTTAAAGACACAAGGTTCGGGAGATATCAATGCCTCGAAACTCAGAGGACAAGATGTTGAAGCTATTACTCAAGGTTCGGGCAGCATAACCTGTTATGCCACAGGATTTTTAAAAGCCAGAATAAACGGCAGCGGTGATATCTCTTACAGAGGAACACCAAATATTGATTTCCCTCAGGAAAAGAAACTGAATAAGATGGATTAA
- the infB gene encoding translation initiation factor IF-2, which yields MTIRLNKVTRDLNVGITTVVEFLQKKGFSIEANPNTKITEEQYAILVKEFSTDKNLRIESEKFIQERQNKDRNKASISIDGFETEKKEEPAQKKTEKVIKVTVPEDVIPKFKQVGKIDLEHLNKKAHSEPAAPVKEEKVEKPAPSVAPQKVVPQPVAEPKPTEAPQPVVVASQPSPAAPEKKVEVKKEEVKTPVTEAKEVKAEKVAEPIVKEEKPVVVVKKETPKPAEIKKDMPKSEVKEEKKEEMVEQVEKSEGDDVFKIHNTTDFVSKINVVGQIDLAALNQSTRPKKKSKEEKRKEREEKDKQRTEQKKLIKDAIIKEIRKDDEKTVKVVDKISEEDKKKKKRSRINKEKVDINNVSSAPSGMARPVPNSERVNKPATGGGHHPGNKPFNKGGQQGSRFKKPVVKAEVSDEDVAKQVKETLARLTTKGKNKTSKYRKEKRDAVSNRQQALDDQEMAESRIIKLTEFVTANELASMMDVSVNQVIGTCMSIGMMVSINQRLDAETINIVAEEFGFKTEYVSADVSEAITEEVDAEEDLESRAPIVTVMGHVDHGKTSLLDYIRKANVIAGEAGGITQHIGAYNVKLSDGKRITFLDTPGHEAFTAMRARGAKVTDIAIIIVAADDDVMPQTKEAINHAVAAGVPIVFAINKVDKPNANPDKIKETLANMNYLVEEWGGKYQSQDISAKKGEGVHELLEKVLLEAELLDLKANPDRRATGSVIESTLDKGRGYVATVLVSNGTIKMGDIVLAGTNYGKVKAMFNERNQRIQQAGPSEPVLILGLNGAPTAGDVFHVIETEQEAREIANKREQLQREQGLRTQKLLTLDEVGRRIALGNFQELNIIVKGDVDGSIEALSDSLIKLSTQQIQVNVLHKAVGQISESDVTLAAASNAIIIGFQVRPSASARRFAEQEGVDIRMYSIIYDAIEEVKAAMEGMLAPVVKEEVTATIEVREVFHITKVGTVAGAMVKEGKVKRSNKARLIRDGIVIFTGEINALKRFKDDVKEVAVNYECGISLQNYSDIKEGDIIESFEEVEVKQTL from the coding sequence ATGACGATTAGGTTAAACAAAGTAACAAGAGATTTAAATGTTGGAATCACGACGGTAGTCGAGTTCTTACAGAAAAAAGGATTTTCTATAGAGGCAAACCCAAATACGAAAATCACAGAAGAACAGTATGCTATTCTCGTAAAAGAGTTTAGTACAGATAAGAATTTGAGAATAGAATCTGAAAAATTTATTCAGGAACGCCAAAATAAAGACCGAAACAAAGCATCTATTTCAATTGATGGATTTGAAACGGAGAAAAAAGAAGAACCCGCTCAGAAGAAAACGGAAAAGGTTATTAAAGTTACTGTTCCCGAGGATGTCATTCCCAAATTTAAGCAAGTTGGGAAAATTGATTTGGAGCATTTGAATAAAAAGGCGCACAGTGAACCTGCTGCTCCTGTAAAAGAAGAAAAGGTTGAAAAACCAGCTCCTTCTGTTGCCCCTCAAAAGGTAGTTCCTCAACCTGTAGCCGAACCAAAGCCTACTGAAGCTCCTCAGCCAGTAGTCGTTGCTTCTCAGCCTAGTCCTGCTGCTCCGGAAAAGAAGGTAGAAGTGAAGAAAGAAGAAGTAAAGACTCCCGTTACTGAAGCTAAAGAAGTTAAAGCTGAAAAGGTAGCGGAGCCAATTGTTAAAGAAGAAAAGCCTGTAGTTGTTGTGAAGAAAGAAACTCCCAAACCTGCAGAGATTAAAAAAGATATGCCTAAATCTGAAGTAAAAGAGGAAAAGAAGGAAGAAATGGTTGAGCAAGTGGAAAAAAGCGAAGGAGATGATGTGTTTAAAATTCACAATACCACAGATTTTGTCTCTAAAATCAATGTAGTTGGTCAGATTGACCTTGCGGCATTGAACCAGTCTACCCGTCCTAAAAAGAAGTCTAAAGAGGAGAAGCGCAAGGAACGTGAAGAAAAAGATAAGCAACGTACCGAGCAGAAGAAGTTGATAAAAGACGCTATTATCAAAGAGATAAGAAAGGATGATGAAAAGACTGTAAAAGTAGTAGATAAAATATCTGAGGAAGATAAAAAGAAAAAGAAACGTAGTCGTATTAATAAAGAGAAGGTTGACATTAACAATGTATCCAGTGCTCCTTCTGGTATGGCTCGTCCTGTGCCAAACAGTGAAAGAGTAAATAAACCGGCTACGGGTGGTGGTCATCATCCCGGAAACAAACCTTTTAATAAAGGTGGTCAGCAAGGTAGTCGTTTCAAGAAGCCTGTTGTTAAGGCAGAAGTGAGCGATGAAGATGTTGCAAAGCAGGTTAAAGAGACATTGGCTCGTCTTACTACAAAAGGTAAAAATAAGACATCTAAATATCGTAAAGAGAAACGTGACGCTGTATCTAATCGTCAGCAGGCTCTTGACGATCAGGAAATGGCAGAAAGCAGAATCATTAAACTAACAGAGTTTGTAACTGCAAACGAACTGGCAAGTATGATGGACGTTTCTGTAAACCAGGTTATCGGTACTTGTATGAGTATTGGTATGATGGTATCTATCAATCAGCGATTAGATGCTGAAACAATTAATATTGTTGCTGAAGAATTTGGCTTTAAGACTGAATATGTAAGTGCTGATGTATCGGAAGCTATTACTGAAGAAGTAGATGCAGAAGAAGATTTGGAATCACGTGCACCTATTGTAACTGTGATGGGACACGTTGACCACGGTAAAACTTCATTGCTTGACTATATTCGTAAGGCTAATGTAATTGCCGGTGAAGCCGGAGGTATTACTCAGCACATCGGAGCTTACAATGTGAAGTTGTCAGATGGAAAAAGAATAACATTCCTGGATACTCCGGGTCACGAGGCATTTACTGCTATGCGTGCTCGTGGTGCGAAGGTTACAGATATCGCTATTATTATTGTTGCTGCTGATGATGATGTAATGCCTCAGACAAAAGAGGCTATCAACCATGCGGTAGCTGCAGGTGTTCCTATTGTTTTTGCAATCAATAAGGTTGATAAACCGAATGCAAATCCGGATAAAATTAAGGAAACATTGGCAAACATGAACTATTTGGTGGAAGAATGGGGTGGTAAATACCAGTCTCAGGACATTTCTGCTAAAAAAGGAGAAGGTGTTCATGAATTGTTAGAGAAAGTATTGCTTGAAGCTGAATTGCTTGACTTGAAAGCAAACCCAGATCGTCGTGCTACAGGTTCAGTTATTGAATCTACTTTGGACAAAGGACGTGGTTATGTTGCTACAGTTCTTGTATCAAACGGTACAATAAAGATGGGTGACATTGTACTTGCCGGAACAAACTACGGTAAAGTAAAAGCAATGTTCAACGAACGTAACCAACGTATTCAACAAGCTGGTCCTTCTGAACCGGTGTTGATTCTTGGTTTGAACGGTGCTCCAACTGCCGGTGATGTTTTCCATGTAATTGAAACAGAACAGGAAGCTCGTGAAATTGCTAACAAACGTGAGCAATTGCAACGTGAACAAGGCTTACGTACTCAGAAACTTCTTACTTTGGATGAAGTTGGACGTCGTATTGCATTGGGTAACTTCCAGGAATTAAATATCATTGTGAAGGGTGACGTGGATGGTTCTATCGAAGCATTGTCCGACTCCTTGATCAAGCTTTCTACTCAACAGATTCAGGTTAACGTTCTTCATAAGGCTGTAGGTCAGATTTCTGAATCAGATGTGACATTAGCTGCTGCTTCCAATGCAATTATCATTGGATTCCAGGTACGTCCATCGGCTTCTGCACGCAGATTTGCTGAACAGGAAGGTGTTGATATCCGTATGTACTCTATCATCTACGATGCAATTGAAGAAGTGAAGGCTGCTATGGAAGGTATGCTTGCTCCGGTTGTTAAGGAAGAAGTTACTGCAACTATTGAAGTTCGCGAAGTATTCCACATTACTAAGGTGGGTACAGTTGCCGGTGCAATGGTTAAGGAAGGTAAGGTGAAACGTTCTAATAAAGCTCGTCTTATCCGTGATGGTATTGTAATCTTTACAGGTGAAATTAATGCATTGAAGCGCTTCAAGGATGATGTGAAGGAAGTGGCTGTGAACTACGAATGTGGTATCAGCTTACAGAACTATAGCGACATTAAAGAGGGTGATATCATTGAATCATTCGAAGAAGTAGAAGTGAAACAAACATTATAA
- a CDS encoding sigma-70 family RNA polymerase sigma factor — translation MQEISFRNDILPLKDKLFRVALRITFDRAEAEDVVQDTMIRVWNKRDEWSQLESIEAYCLTVCRNLAIDRSQKKEAQNLELTPELEQTAIASGPYDQLVNEERMKLIHQLINELPEKQRVIMQLRDIEGESYKEISNVLQLTEEQVKVNLFRARQKIKQRYTDIENYGL, via the coding sequence ATGCAAGAAATCAGCTTCCGTAACGACATACTGCCACTGAAAGATAAACTCTTTCGGGTTGCACTTAGAATAACCTTCGACAGGGCTGAGGCAGAAGATGTGGTTCAGGATACGATGATTCGGGTCTGGAACAAGCGTGATGAGTGGTCACAACTGGAATCGATTGAGGCTTATTGTTTAACTGTTTGCAGAAACTTAGCCATTGACCGAAGCCAGAAGAAAGAAGCTCAGAACCTGGAATTAACTCCGGAACTGGAACAAACGGCTATTGCATCTGGACCTTATGATCAATTAGTGAACGAGGAGCGAATGAAACTTATTCATCAGTTGATCAACGAACTGCCCGAAAAGCAAAGAGTAATCATGCAGCTTCGGGATATAGAAGGCGAGAGTTATAAAGAAATATCAAATGTTTTGCAATTGACAGAGGAACAGGTTAAAGTGAATCTCTTCAGAGCACGACAAAAGATAAAACAAAGATACACAGACATAGAGAATTATGGATTATAA